One genomic segment of Thermodesulfobacterium sp. TA1 includes these proteins:
- a CDS encoding alpha-D-ribose 1-methylphosphonate 5-triphosphate diphosphatase has product MSEFLIEGSKVITPFGVLDQGYVLVSEGKILEVGEGEPKYSVKRIKAKGMFLLPGLIDLHSDAIEKEVEPRPNTFFPFELAILELDRKLALWGITTFFHAISFADKELGLRSNQLASKLAETILKLKPRLLTNHKIHARLELTNVKGIDYLGELIEKRAIDALSIMDHTPGQGQFKKEKDYKEYLEKTYKIKSEDVSLLIKEKLSLRDSVIEKVERFLIRCREKGLTLISHDDDSAEKVRWVYERGITVSEFPTSIEAAKTAKELGMTVCVGSPNALRGLSHHGNLSARELIKLGYANILCSDYTPSTLIQAIFKLSTEDILPLHEAIKLATLNPAKAVNLDKKGSIEEGKDADLILVKMEESFARVVMTMREGRVIYSDRIFDV; this is encoded by the coding sequence ATGAGTGAGTTTTTGATTGAAGGGTCAAAGGTTATTACTCCCTTTGGTGTTTTAGACCAAGGATACGTGCTTGTAAGTGAGGGAAAGATTTTAGAGGTAGGAGAAGGGGAGCCAAAATACAGCGTAAAAAGAATAAAGGCAAAGGGAATGTTTCTTTTGCCTGGACTGATAGACCTTCACAGCGATGCTATAGAAAAAGAAGTGGAGCCAAGGCCAAATACCTTTTTCCCCTTTGAGTTGGCCATTTTGGAGTTAGACAGGAAATTAGCTCTTTGGGGTATAACTACCTTCTTCCATGCTATTTCCTTTGCGGACAAAGAGTTAGGCCTAAGGAGCAATCAGCTGGCAAGTAAGCTAGCAGAAACCATCCTAAAGCTAAAACCAAGGCTTTTGACCAATCACAAAATTCACGCCAGGCTTGAACTAACCAATGTCAAGGGTATAGACTATCTTGGCGAACTTATAGAAAAGCGCGCTATAGATGCCCTGTCCATAATGGATCACACGCCAGGACAAGGGCAGTTCAAAAAAGAAAAGGATTACAAAGAGTACTTAGAAAAGACTTACAAGATAAAATCAGAAGATGTAAGCCTTCTAATAAAGGAGAAGCTTTCTTTGAGGGACAGTGTCATAGAAAAAGTTGAACGGTTTCTCATCAGATGCAGAGAAAAGGGATTGACATTAATCTCCCACGATGATGACAGCGCAGAAAAAGTTAGGTGGGTTTATGAAAGGGGGATAACGGTTTCAGAGTTTCCCACAAGCATAGAAGCAGCGAAAACTGCCAAAGAGCTTGGGATGACTGTATGCGTAGGATCACCTAACGCGTTAAGAGGCTTATCTCATCATGGAAACCTAAGTGCAAGGGAGCTTATAAAACTCGGCTATGCAAATATTCTATGTTCAGATTATACACCATCAACATTAATTCAAGCAATATTTAAGCTTAGTACAGAGGATATACTTCCTCTTCATGAGGCGATAAAATTAGCCACGCTCAATCCAGCAAAGGCGGTGAATTTGGATAAAAAGGGAAGTATTGAGGAAGGAAAGGATGCGGACTTGATTCTAGTGAAAATGGAAGAAAGCTTTGCGAGGGTGGTTATGACAATGAGAGAGGGAAGGGTTATATATTCAGATAGAATATTTGATGTCTAA
- a CDS encoding phosphonate C-P lyase system protein PhnL, translated as MLLRVENLSKKFEIKVGQKKLIESINGISFELEKGEFLALCGPSGAGKSSILKCIYRTYIPTKGHILYNSYEYGLVPIQKAPDWQMIRLRRKEIGYVSQFFSVIPRVSAMDIVAEPLVRYFGVDEKEARERARWLLRRLGIPSNLLDAYPSTFSGGEQQRVNIARAIIWKPRLLLLDEPTASLDEKSARIVLELLKELKEEEVGMIGIFHNEAHLKAIADKVLEVKKYE; from the coding sequence ATGCTTTTGAGAGTAGAAAACTTATCCAAAAAGTTTGAGATAAAGGTAGGACAAAAAAAACTAATAGAGAGCATCAACGGAATAAGCTTTGAGTTGGAAAAAGGAGAGTTTTTGGCTCTCTGTGGGCCAAGTGGGGCTGGCAAGAGCAGTATCCTAAAGTGCATATACCGCACATACATACCAACAAAAGGCCATATTCTCTACAACTCTTATGAATACGGATTGGTCCCTATACAAAAAGCTCCCGACTGGCAAATGATAAGGCTAAGAAGGAAAGAGATAGGATACGTATCCCAGTTCTTCAGCGTTATTCCCAGGGTGTCTGCAATGGATATAGTGGCAGAGCCTCTTGTGAGATACTTTGGTGTGGATGAAAAAGAAGCGAGAGAAAGGGCTAGATGGCTCCTAAGGAGGCTTGGTATACCATCCAATCTCCTTGATGCTTATCCTTCTACCTTTAGCGGAGGCGAACAGCAAAGGGTAAATATTGCTAGAGCCATAATATGGAAGCCAAGGCTTCTCCTTCTTGACGAGCCTACTGCCTCTTTGGACGAAAAATCGGCAAGGATAGTTCTTGAGCTTCTAAAGGAGTTAAAAGAGGAAGAAGTGGGTATGATAGGTATATTCCACAACGAAGCTCATCTAAAAGCTATTGCTGATAAAGTCTTGGAGGTGAAAAAGTATGAGTGA